One segment of Setaria viridis chromosome 4, Setaria_viridis_v4.0, whole genome shotgun sequence DNA contains the following:
- the LOC117853907 gene encoding uncharacterized protein — translation MIHPMFSAARCFVPLHPQPHAAIPCRRAPAPTVVSAKPRRWTRGGSRRDRSWDDDGGGSDSDVDDGFFGQEQDDDDEVPEREEATPGRSISPAPAPEGGQLRGSDVLRALQRAAAAKEAARRKDKKPVARRQAKEKPGAGDVVVGEVRPVVIRPEWAARIRELELRVQQLADKYHHHQ, via the coding sequence ATGATCCATCCAATGTTCTCCGCCGCACGTTGCTTCGTCCCTCTCCATCCCCAGCCGCACGCGGCAATCccctgccgccgcgcgccggcgcccaccGTGGTGTCAGCCAAGCCGCGGCGCTGGACCAGAGGAGGGTCCCGTCGTGACCGCTCatgggacgacgacggcggcggctccgaTTCCGACGTCGATGACGGCTTCTTCGGGCAAGagcaggacgacgacgacgaagtgCCGGAGCGGGAGGAGGCAACGCCCGGACGGTCCatctcaccggcgccggcgcctgagGGGGGGCAGCTGCGGGGGTCCGACGTGCTGCGCGCGCTGCagagggccgcggcggcgaaggaggcggccAGGAGGAAAGACAAGAAACCCGTGGCGCGCCGGCAGGCCAAGGAGAAGCCAGGGGCAGGCGACGTGGTTGTCGGGGAGGTGAGGCCGGTGGTGATAAGGCCCGAGTGGGCGGCGAGGATCCGGGAGCTGGAGCTCAGGGTGCAGCAGCTCGCCGACaagtaccaccaccaccagtag